In Candidatus Cloacimonadota bacterium, the following proteins share a genomic window:
- a CDS encoding bifunctional metallophosphatase/5'-nucleotidase — MRNLVIFISLLMLSVNFLISEDLLLDIMFTNDIHGGIDRYPATFMNPNFPPMLGGGGSAATYIKGIRKISNGKNRDNLLVDAGDFFQGHPVGTISKGKAVITYMNMIGYDLSVVGNHEFDIGEDTLIETYNDAEFPILSCNIVKKGTDELVDYVQPYLILEKMGIRFGIIGVTTTDTEKMSFPENIKNVEFLPAKDALEKYIPIVKKEKVDLIIVVGHVGIPYDPEPAYKHRYEENSGEKQRYWGLDAQELAHEVQGIDLFFAGHIHKGFAKPWEDPETHTLVFQGYAYGSNVGHVTIKIDKETKTISGYETAALREGMMITLFEDEFIPDKTIGDTILTMQKIAEQGMDEVIGKAETYISRDGVDAQNKIGNLVCEAMLEATGADFSFLNLGGVRGDLQQGPITYRNIFDVMPFENQVVIIEVDGEFLKNIIEMRVSGSRHGLRVAGVNVVYNRSRKDYDRITKLLIGGEPWQKDKIYHISTTDFLLQGNAGLTMLTKIPEAKITRIEKSLRDCIVDYVKNNSPVTAQIDNRWKRDDKSEITLELKSELEKK, encoded by the coding sequence ATGCGAAATTTAGTTATCTTCATTTCATTACTGATGTTATCTGTTAATTTTCTGATTTCTGAAGATCTTCTTCTCGATATCATGTTCACTAATGATATCCATGGTGGAATCGATAGGTATCCAGCAACTTTTATGAATCCTAATTTTCCTCCTATGCTGGGCGGAGGAGGTTCTGCAGCAACTTATATAAAAGGGATCAGGAAAATAAGCAATGGAAAAAATCGGGACAATCTCCTGGTTGATGCCGGAGATTTTTTTCAGGGACATCCGGTTGGTACCATATCCAAAGGAAAAGCTGTCATCACTTATATGAATATGATCGGATATGACTTGAGTGTTGTCGGAAATCATGAATTTGATATTGGGGAAGATACTCTAATCGAAACTTATAATGATGCAGAATTCCCGATTTTATCATGTAATATCGTAAAAAAAGGAACAGACGAACTGGTAGATTATGTCCAACCTTATCTGATTTTAGAAAAAATGGGAATTAGATTTGGAATTATTGGCGTAACTACAACTGACACTGAAAAGATGAGTTTTCCTGAAAATATTAAGAATGTCGAGTTTCTACCGGCAAAAGATGCTCTGGAAAAATATATTCCAATCGTTAAAAAGGAAAAAGTCGATTTGATCATAGTGGTCGGTCATGTTGGTATTCCTTATGATCCTGAACCTGCTTATAAACATCGATACGAGGAAAATTCGGGTGAGAAGCAAAGATATTGGGGACTCGATGCCCAGGAATTAGCTCATGAAGTTCAAGGAATAGATTTATTCTTTGCAGGTCATATTCACAAAGGTTTTGCCAAACCCTGGGAAGATCCGGAAACTCATACTCTTGTTTTTCAGGGCTATGCCTATGGAAGCAATGTTGGTCATGTAACCATCAAGATAGATAAGGAAACGAAAACTATTTCGGGATATGAAACCGCAGCACTCAGGGAAGGTATGATGATCACTCTTTTTGAAGATGAATTTATTCCCGATAAAACGATCGGAGATACGATCCTGACCATGCAGAAAATCGCTGAACAAGGTATGGATGAAGTCATCGGAAAAGCAGAAACCTATATTTCCAGAGATGGAGTCGATGCTCAAAATAAAATCGGAAATCTTGTTTGTGAAGCAATGCTGGAAGCTACTGGAGCGGATTTTTCCTTTTTAAATCTCGGAGGAGTTCGGGGAGACCTTCAACAGGGACCGATAACTTACCGGAATATTTTCGATGTCATGCCTTTTGAAAATCAGGTTGTGATCATCGAAGTAGATGGTGAATTCCTGAAAAATATCATCGAGATGAGAGTTTCCGGTAGTCGTCACGGATTGCGAGTAGCTGGAGTAAATGTTGTTTATAATCGTTCCCGAAAGGATTATGATCGGATCACAAAACTTCTGATAGGTGGAGAACCCTGGCAAAAAGACAAAATCTATCACATTTCAACCACAGATTTTCTCCTTCAGGGAAATGCTGGATTAACCATGCTGACGAAGATTCCCGAAGCAAAGATAACCAGGATCGAAAAAAGTTTGCGGGATTGTATTGTAGATTATGTAAAAAATAATTCACCTGTAACCGCTCAAATTGATAACCGCTGGAAAAGAGACGATAAATCTGAAATAACATTAGAATTGAAATCCGAATTAGA